One genomic window of Solanum dulcamara chromosome 10, daSolDulc1.2, whole genome shotgun sequence includes the following:
- the LOC129869857 gene encoding exocyst complex component EXO84A-like: MDGGSFSSSIGDSIDFDEKDLSLSDKLKVFKASAFDPDSYVSNRCRQMSEKEIRHLCHYLVDLRKASAEEMRKSVYANYASFIRTSREISNLEGQLIALRNLLSTRAAIVQGLAEGINVDSLSSSDGSTQDDRSNHGDNDTTNTESWLGQFIEKLEVLLAERRLDEVLDVLDEGEHMAKDTCSKQTLTPSALLSLQKVITEQKQKLAVQLAEASFQSSVSVAELRSAVQALKRLGDGPRAHTLMLSSHQQKLHGSMQGLRPSGNSHGVAYSAALSQLVFSTIAHATSDSLALFDDEPSYLSELVTWAVNQTDNFAHLIKRHVIASPAASGCLRPVAESVHISLGHCSLLEARGLALSPVLLKIFKPCVEQALYANIKRIEQCTAALAAADDWSLTYPPIGSRSLGTSSLAGVIATHPKLSSSAHKFNTMVQELCEDICPLEILQLSENALEGVMQVFNAYIGMLIKALPGSVDNENLEGSVNRIVRLAETEPEQIALLANALLLSDELIPRAASKLSSSQQSNKTDDTSKRSTDRQSRPVEQRELKRRLQRLVDQLRDSFCRQHALELIFLEDGGVRLSPDMYLNMDGNPEEIEWFPSPVYQEMFGKLTRIASIASDMFVGRERFATILLMRLTETIILWLSEDQNFWEEIEQGTRPLGPLGLQQFYLDMEFVILFASQGRYLSRNLQQVIKNIIGRAIEAVAASHIDPYSVLPEDDWFAEVAQIAIDMLTGKTEVGTMENVSSPTASSVLSHGSN; encoded by the exons ATGGACGGAGGTTCATTCTCTTCAAGCATAGGAGATTCAATTGATTTTGATGAAAAGGATTTATCACTTAGTGATAAACTCAAAGTATTCAAAGCTTCAGCATTTGATCCTGATTCATATGTCTCCAATCGATGTCGTCAAATGAGCGAAAAG GAAATAAGGCATTTATGCCATTACCTTGTGGACTTAAGGAAGGCTTCTGCAGAGGAAATGCGAAAAAGTGTTTATGCTAATTATGCCTCTTTCATACG CACATCAAGGGAAATATCCAATCTTGAAGGACAGCTTATTGCCTTGAGAAATCTCCTATCTACTCGAGCAGCAATTGTTCAAGGTTTAGCTGAAGGAATTAATGTCGATTCTCTGTCTAGCTCTGATGGTTCAACACAAGATGATAGGTCTAATCATGGAGACAATGATACCACCAATACAGAGAGTTGGTTAGGACAATTTATAGAGAAGCTTGAAGTGCTACTTGCTGAGAGGAGACTGGATGAAGTTTTGGATGTGCTGGATGAAGGTGAACATATGGCAAAGGATACTTGTAGTAAACAGACACTGACTCCATCCGCGTTATTATCATTGCAGAAGGTTATCACTGAACAGAAGCAAAAGTTAGCAGTACAGTTAGCAGAAGCTTCTTTCCAGTCTTCAGTCAGTGTTGCTGAGCTTCGCTCTGCAGTACAAGCTCTAAAACGCCTTGGTGATGGACCTCGTGCTCATACCTTAATGTTAAGTTCTCACCAGCAGAAGTTGCATGGTAGTATGCAGGGTCTTCGGCCTTCAGGTAATTCACATGGAGTAGCATATAGCGCTGCTCTTTCGCAGCTTGTTTTCTCGACAATTGCACATGCCACAAGTGATTCATTGGCCTTATTTGATGATGAACCTTCCTATTTATCTGAGTTAGTAACTTGGGCTGTCAACCAGACTGACAATTTCGCTCATCTTATTAAGAGACATGTCATAGCTTCACCAGCAGCATCAGGATGCTTAAGACCTGTTGCTGAAAGTGTTCACATAAGTCTCGGGCACTGCTCTTTGCTAGAAGCTCGCGGGTTGGCCCTTTCACCAGTTCTCTTGAAAATCTTTAAGCCCTGTGTTGAGCAAGCACTGTATGCCAATATAAAGAGGATTGAGCAGTGCACTGCTGCACTTGCTGCTGCAGATGATTGGTCGCTAACGTATCCACCAATCGGCTCACGTTCTCTAGGAACTTCATCTCTTGCTGGTGTAATCGCCACCCATCCAAAGCTCTCAAGCAGTGCTCATAAATTCAACACAATGGTTCAG GAACTCTGCGAGGACATTTGTCCTCTTGAAATCTTACAGTTGTCTGAGAACGCTTTGGAAGGTGTGATGCAAGTGTTTAACGCATACATAGGTATGTTGATAAAAGCATTACCTGGTTCAGTGGACAATGAGAACCTTGAAGGATCTGTAAATAGAATTGTTAGGCTGGCTGAGACAGAACCTGAACAGATTGCTTTACTAGCCAATGCATTATTGTTATCAGATGAGCTAATCCCTCGTGCAGCCTCCAAGCTTTCATCTTCACAACAGTCTAATAAGACAGATGATACATCTAAACGAAGTACAGACAGGCAATCCCGTCCTGTAGAGCAGAGAGAACTGAAGAGGCGACTACAACGTTTAGTTGATCAGCTCCGTGACAGCTTTTGTAGGCAACATGCACTTGAACTCATTTTCTTGGAAGATGGTGGCGTTCGTTTAAGTCCAGACATGTACCTAAATATGGATGGAAATCCAGAAGAGATTGAGTGGTTTCCATCTCCAGTATATCAGGAAATGTTTGGGAAGTTGACTCGAATTGCTAGCATAGCATCAGACATGTTTGTAGGAAGAGAGAGATTTGCAACTATTCTTTTGATGAGGCTCACTGAAACTATCATCCTCTGGCTTTCTGAAGATCAAAATTTCTGGGAAGAGATTGAACAAGGGACAAGGCCATTAGGTCCACTTGGGCTTCAacag TTTTATCTGGATATGGAGTTTGTGATACTGTTTGCTTCGCAAGGGCGTTACTTGTCTCGAAATCTTCAACAAGTAATCAAAAACATCATAGGCAGAGCCATTGAAGCAGTTGCTGCAAGCCACATTGATCCTTACAG TGTACTTCCAGAGGATGACTGGTTTGCAGAAGTTGCACAAATTGCTATAGATATGCTAACTGGGAAAACAGAAGTAGGGACCATGGAGAATGTTAGCAGCCCTACAGCATCATCAGTTCTTTCTCATGGAAGTAACTAG